From the genome of Scytonema hofmannii PCC 7110, one region includes:
- the glsA gene encoding glutaminase A — MAKQEELKITASSIESFLSELHSKYKSLQEGAVANYIPELSKVNPELFSICIATVKGEVYQVGNYNELFTIQSISKVFVYGLALEDRGRDYLLTKVGVEPTGDAFNAIVLDEVSKRPYNPMVNAGAIATTSLIKGTGATERLNRMLDMFRRYTGHNVFVDISVFTSERVTGHRNRAMAHLMLNFGTIDQSLDETLDLYFQQCAVMVNCRDLAVMAATLANKGINPITGEQSVDNRYIKDILSVMYTCGMYNFAGEWAYKVGIPAKSGISGGIIAVIPNVMGIGVFSPLLDSRGNSVRGVKVCEELSQKFGLHLFDCSRQGLQFCQ, encoded by the coding sequence ATGGCAAAGCAAGAAGAATTAAAAATAACCGCATCGTCTATAGAATCTTTTCTTAGCGAATTGCATTCCAAGTACAAGTCATTGCAAGAAGGTGCAGTCGCTAACTATATTCCAGAACTTTCCAAAGTAAATCCAGAGCTATTCAGCATTTGCATCGCCACTGTTAAAGGAGAAGTTTATCAAGTTGGAAACTACAATGAATTATTTACAATTCAATCGATTTCTAAAGTTTTTGTCTACGGACTTGCTCTCGAAGATCGCGGACGAGATTACCTTTTGACAAAAGTTGGCGTGGAACCAACAGGAGATGCATTTAACGCCATTGTTCTTGATGAGGTATCGAAACGCCCTTATAACCCAATGGTGAATGCAGGAGCGATTGCCACCACAAGCTTGATTAAAGGTACAGGCGCAACCGAACGTCTCAATCGAATGCTAGATATGTTCCGTCGATATACGGGTCATAATGTCTTTGTTGATATCTCAGTATTTACCTCAGAGCGCGTTACAGGACACCGCAACCGTGCAATGGCACATCTAATGTTAAATTTTGGTACCATCGACCAAAGCCTTGATGAAACACTAGATCTTTACTTTCAACAGTGTGCAGTCATGGTAAATTGTCGCGATTTGGCAGTTATGGCAGCTACCCTTGCCAACAAAGGCATTAACCCCATAACAGGAGAACAATCCGTAGATAACCGTTATATTAAAGACATTTTAAGTGTTATGTATACCTGTGGTATGTATAATTTTGCTGGTGAATGGGCTTATAAAGTTGGTATTCCAGCAAAAAGCGGTATTTCTGGCGGGATTATTGCAGTTATTCCCAATGTTATGGGTATTGGAGTCTTTTCACCTCTGTTAGATTCGCGCGGTAACAGTGTTCGTGGCGTTAAAGTATGCGAAGAACTTTCACAGAAGTTTGGTTTACATTTATTCGATTGTTCGCGCCAAGGATTACAGTTTTGCCAGTGA
- a CDS encoding EF-hand domain-containing protein, whose translation MIRELLKKKLIAHFQGIDVAQNGFVEREDIDRITSNFARIRGWKPGSSDYEKLHNHLIFLWENYWLNTDLNKDNKVSLNEFLESCNQQFVVDNDTSAAWEQSMAALFDVIDMNGDEKIALEEYKQFLTAYGFNTSGYEEIFHKLDINGDGYISKQEYLQLIKEYCGENPEATGNLFFGYY comes from the coding sequence ATGATAAGAGAACTACTAAAGAAAAAGTTGATAGCTCATTTCCAAGGTATAGATGTCGCTCAAAACGGATTTGTAGAGCGAGAAGACATTGATAGAATTACTAGTAATTTTGCGCGGATACGTGGTTGGAAACCTGGTTCATCCGATTATGAAAAACTGCACAATCATCTGATATTTTTATGGGAAAACTATTGGCTTAATACCGATCTTAATAAAGACAACAAAGTTTCATTAAATGAATTCCTTGAAAGTTGCAATCAGCAATTTGTTGTAGATAATGACACTTCAGCAGCTTGGGAGCAGTCGATGGCGGCTTTGTTCGACGTAATAGACATGAATGGTGATGAGAAAATTGCTTTAGAAGAATATAAGCAGTTTCTCACGGCATATGGTTTTAATACAAGTGGGTACGAGGAAATTTTTCACAAACTCGATATCAACGGTGACGGTTATATTTCCAAACAAGAATATTTACAGCTTATAAAAGAATACTGTGGAGAAAACCCAGAAGCTACTGGAAACTTATTTTTTGGTTATTACTAA
- a CDS encoding septal ring lytic transglycosylase RlpA family protein codes for MNHKLLWAVVALFTTVFGTPSIGRSQAIEKTASTSPTVALSDVVKVGEYQPKTENLAKNASAIAVIHTHNLAGRQAATLYLRKIPVLTFVGKQPVSTSGIKIGAIGDASTKVSSTQYLNTNGLSQKKVATTGPSADIKNQPVAAADDPVQRATVVAARINQLVLDKVDPNKIAVSWVSVKEMPTHENQPTQNGRYIIKVDDKELVEINGDTRFANTTNNPAKDALQATNRMRRLIGNAEPLNEIANLPVRSSPLQIPKISLPKLPTQIANRVRGTLQGMASWYGYDGSGNRTATGERYNPEGLTAAHRSLPFGTRVRVTNTRNGRSVVVRINDRGPFIRGRIIDLSAGAARILGVMSTGIAPVRVEVLGR; via the coding sequence ATGAATCATAAACTTTTGTGGGCTGTTGTGGCTCTGTTTACTACTGTTTTTGGCACACCGTCAATTGGTCGCTCTCAAGCAATCGAGAAAACGGCTTCAACTTCGCCAACTGTAGCTTTATCAGATGTGGTGAAAGTAGGGGAGTATCAACCAAAGACAGAAAACCTTGCTAAAAATGCATCTGCGATCGCAGTAATTCACACGCATAACTTAGCAGGACGTCAGGCAGCAACCCTCTATCTTCGTAAGATCCCTGTTCTTACCTTTGTTGGTAAACAGCCTGTATCAACTTCAGGAATTAAGATTGGTGCCATTGGTGATGCTAGTACCAAGGTTAGTAGTACACAATATCTAAACACCAATGGATTGAGCCAAAAAAAGGTTGCTACAACGGGACCAAGCGCGGACATCAAAAATCAGCCCGTAGCTGCTGCTGATGACCCAGTTCAAAGAGCAACAGTGGTGGCTGCAAGAATCAATCAGCTAGTTTTGGACAAAGTAGACCCTAACAAGATCGCAGTCAGTTGGGTGTCTGTCAAAGAAATGCCAACTCATGAGAATCAGCCAACACAAAACGGGCGCTATATCATCAAAGTTGACGACAAAGAACTTGTGGAAATTAACGGCGATACACGATTCGCAAATACAACCAACAACCCAGCAAAGGATGCATTGCAAGCAACCAATCGCATGCGAAGACTGATTGGTAATGCAGAACCGCTGAATGAAATTGCGAATTTACCCGTGCGATCGTCGCCCCTGCAAATCCCAAAAATCTCGCTACCAAAGTTGCCGACTCAGATTGCCAACAGAGTGCGCGGTACTCTTCAAGGTATGGCATCTTGGTATGGTTATGACGGTTCTGGCAATCGTACTGCCACTGGCGAAAGGTACAATCCAGAAGGACTAACAGCAGCCCATCGCAGCTTACCCTTTGGCACAAGAGTCCGTGTTACTAACACCCGCAATGGTCGATCTGTTGTGGTGCGAATTAATGACCGGGGCCCATTTATTCGGGGTCGAATTATTGACCTTTCTGCTGGAGCCGCCCGAATTTTAGGTGTAATGAGCACAGGTATTGCTCCCGTGCGTGTTGAAGTCTTAGGAAGGTAA
- a CDS encoding EF-hand domain-containing protein, producing the protein MVSELLKKKLTVLFRGLDVDKNGFVEREDFARIASNFARIRGWETGSSDYENLHNQVISMWEDYWIDADLNKDNKVSLDEFIESYSKQYVVDNDSSAAAWQEPMATLFEVIDINGDKKIALEEYKQLLTAFGFNASGYEEIFQHLDTNGDGYISKQEYLQLIKEYCGENPEATGNLFYGYY; encoded by the coding sequence ATGGTATCTGAACTACTAAAGAAAAAATTGACAGTTCTTTTCCGAGGCTTAGATGTCGATAAAAACGGCTTTGTAGAGCGAGAAGATTTTGCTCGGATTGCTAGTAATTTTGCACGGATACGTGGTTGGGAAACCGGTTCATCCGATTATGAAAATCTGCATAATCAGGTAATCTCTATGTGGGAAGATTACTGGATTGATGCCGATCTTAATAAAGACAACAAAGTCTCTTTAGATGAATTCATTGAAAGTTACAGCAAGCAATACGTTGTAGATAATGACTCTTCAGCAGCAGCTTGGCAAGAACCGATGGCGACTTTGTTTGAGGTAATAGACATTAATGGTGATAAGAAAATTGCTTTAGAAGAATACAAGCAGTTGCTCACGGCATTTGGTTTTAATGCCAGTGGATATGAAGAAATTTTTCAACATCTCGATACCAACGGTGATGGTTATATTTCCAAACAAGAGTATTTACAGCTTATAAAAGAATACTGTGGGGAGAACCCAGAAGCTACTGGGAACTTGTTTTATGGTTATTACTGA